Proteins from one Streptosporangium becharense genomic window:
- a CDS encoding peptidoglycan recognition protein family protein has protein sequence MPIDLISRAAWGARAPSGSYTALAATRGVKVHYTGGHVDPATLTDHNRCVAAVRGIQNGHMDGNGWMDIGYSAVVCGHRKVFIGRGLHRVPAANGPGLNGGHYAVLGLVGTSGVVAPPEAMLHGIRDAIEWLRDEGDAGAEIKGHCDGYATSCPGDALYAWVRAGAPRPSTTTPPAEPPTEEEEVPEVVSLGLSAEATVKPNITHQPWWTGEYRDTAGWHPAGGQSIAPDTDVWADLVAFIALRGLAPGEKVEVGFTRHAADGSLVDYAWPNGRLMAVYADADGRAEASINGHFKLSATTRGRVTIRHASAGTVTLETASAFKGILHRYA, from the coding sequence ATGCCTATCGACCTCATCAGCCGTGCCGCGTGGGGTGCTCGCGCGCCGAGCGGCTCCTACACCGCGCTCGCCGCGACCCGAGGTGTGAAGGTCCACTACACCGGGGGCCACGTGGACCCGGCGACCCTGACCGACCACAACCGGTGCGTGGCTGCGGTGCGCGGCATCCAGAACGGTCACATGGACGGCAACGGCTGGATGGACATCGGCTACTCGGCCGTCGTCTGCGGGCACCGGAAGGTCTTCATCGGCCGCGGCCTGCACCGCGTCCCGGCCGCGAATGGCCCCGGCCTGAACGGCGGCCATTACGCCGTGCTCGGCCTGGTCGGCACCTCCGGCGTCGTCGCCCCGCCGGAGGCGATGCTGCACGGCATCCGCGACGCCATCGAGTGGCTGCGTGACGAAGGCGATGCGGGGGCCGAGATCAAGGGTCACTGCGACGGCTACGCGACGAGCTGCCCCGGCGATGCGCTGTACGCCTGGGTCCGCGCCGGAGCGCCTCGCCCGTCCACGACCACCCCGCCCGCCGAACCACCCACAGAGGAGGAAGAAGTGCCCGAAGTCGTCTCGCTCGGCCTGAGCGCCGAGGCCACCGTCAAGCCGAACATCACCCATCAGCCCTGGTGGACCGGGGAGTACCGGGACACCGCGGGCTGGCATCCGGCCGGCGGCCAGTCGATCGCGCCGGATACGGACGTGTGGGCCGACCTGGTGGCGTTCATCGCGCTGCGCGGCCTGGCACCTGGGGAGAAGGTCGAGGTCGGCTTCACCCGGCACGCGGCCGACGGCTCCCTGGTGGACTACGCCTGGCCGAACGGCCGACTCATGGCCGTCTACGCCGACGCCGACGGCCGAGCGGAGGCGAGTATCAACGGCCACTTCAAGCTGTCGGCGACCACCCGCGGCCGGGTGACCATCCGGCACGCCAGCGCGGGCACGGTCACGCTGGAGACCGCCTCCGCTTTCAAGGGCATCCTGCACCGCTACGCCTGA
- a CDS encoding pentapeptide repeat-containing protein — MDTRTVRRTSVTLPDLDDAYLDEVDSLEDEHGKLREFRYADARLRELSLSETQLMDGRVTGLTTQRAHLDELRLHSVEFSGCDLSGLRWADSKLSRVVFTDCRMLGAVWEETTFDDVVFERCKFDLAAFTRVRATGPVIFSSCSLREARFSAADLSGVAFDECDLHLTEFDGGTYRGCDLRGNDLSGLRGVSALKKVIVDRPQLQGLAEAFAAELEITFE; from the coding sequence ATGGACACACGCACCGTACGCCGGACGAGCGTCACGCTGCCCGACCTGGACGACGCCTACCTGGACGAGGTCGATTCGCTGGAGGACGAGCACGGCAAGCTGCGCGAGTTCAGATACGCCGATGCCCGACTGCGCGAGCTTTCCCTGTCGGAGACCCAGCTCATGGACGGGCGCGTCACCGGCCTCACCACCCAGCGTGCCCACCTGGACGAGCTGCGCCTGCACTCGGTCGAGTTCTCCGGCTGCGACCTGTCCGGCCTCCGCTGGGCGGACAGCAAGCTCTCCCGCGTCGTCTTCACCGACTGCCGGATGCTCGGCGCGGTGTGGGAGGAGACCACGTTCGATGACGTGGTCTTCGAGCGGTGCAAGTTCGATCTCGCCGCCTTCACTCGCGTACGCGCCACCGGGCCGGTCATCTTCTCCTCCTGCTCCCTGCGTGAAGCGAGGTTCTCCGCGGCCGACCTGAGCGGCGTGGCGTTCGACGAGTGCGACCTGCACCTGACCGAGTTCGACGGCGGCACCTATCGTGGCTGCGACCTGCGCGGCAACGACCTGTCCGGCCTTCGCGGAGTGAGCGCGCTCAAGAAGGTCATCGTCGATCGGCCGCAGCTCCAGGGCCTCGCCGAGGCGTTCGCGGCCGAGCTGGAGATCACCTTCGAGTAG
- the amcB gene encoding cyclophane-forming radical SAM peptide maturase AmcB: protein MEGRSEFDRWFGRARTLVLQPTTLCNLDCRYCYLPHRRLRSEMSPEVAQAVADSAAELADPGNPLDIVWHGGEPLALGRSKFTALLAPFEGLRQAGRIQHSVQTNATLIDDEWCDLLARYQVRVGVSIDGPAALNARRVDLRGQPAFARIVRGIRRLRDRGIRFSVIAVVGTEGMEWPEALLDFLADLGPHTVGLNVEEMEGVNDRQCGITRDQAERFWQRVLDWRRTHSGGPALRELERVTDYLHLARSGQRDEWCRHGLDPIPTVSVDGDVVLMSPELAGISDDAYGDFLAGNVRHQTIASMLAQAHRLRYVAEFMTGLSRCQAECEFFAFCRGAQAGNRYFEHGTFTATETDYCRLTRQALITALYTTTKKEIAA from the coding sequence ATGGAAGGGCGATCAGAGTTCGATCGGTGGTTCGGCCGGGCCAGGACCCTGGTACTCCAGCCGACCACGCTGTGCAACCTCGACTGCCGCTACTGCTATCTGCCGCACCGGCGCCTCCGCAGCGAGATGTCCCCCGAGGTCGCCCAGGCCGTCGCCGACTCGGCGGCGGAGCTGGCCGATCCTGGTAACCCGCTGGACATCGTGTGGCACGGCGGGGAGCCTCTCGCCCTGGGCCGGAGCAAGTTCACCGCGCTGCTCGCGCCGTTCGAGGGCCTGCGTCAGGCGGGACGGATTCAGCACAGCGTGCAGACCAACGCCACCCTCATCGACGACGAGTGGTGCGATCTGCTCGCCCGCTACCAGGTCCGTGTCGGCGTCAGCATCGACGGCCCGGCGGCACTGAACGCCCGGCGGGTTGATCTGCGCGGCCAGCCCGCCTTCGCCCGGATCGTGCGCGGCATCCGCCGCCTGCGTGACCGCGGCATCCGCTTCAGCGTGATCGCCGTCGTGGGGACCGAGGGCATGGAGTGGCCCGAAGCCCTCCTGGACTTCCTCGCGGACCTGGGGCCGCACACCGTCGGCCTGAACGTGGAGGAGATGGAAGGCGTCAACGATCGACAGTGCGGGATCACCCGGGACCAGGCCGAGCGGTTCTGGCAACGGGTCCTGGACTGGCGCAGGACCCATAGCGGAGGGCCCGCACTGCGGGAGCTTGAACGGGTCACCGACTATCTGCACCTCGCCCGCAGCGGGCAGCGCGACGAGTGGTGCAGACACGGCCTCGACCCGATTCCGACAGTGTCGGTCGACGGGGACGTGGTGCTGATGTCACCCGAGCTGGCGGGCATCAGCGACGACGCCTACGGCGACTTCCTCGCCGGGAACGTCCGCCATCAGACCATCGCCAGCATGTTGGCTCAGGCGCATCGGCTGCGCTACGTCGCCGAGTTCATGACCGGCCTGTCTCGCTGCCAGGCCGAATGCGAGTTCTTCGCCTTCTGCCGCGGCGCCCAGGCGGGCAACCGCTACTTCGAGCACGGCACCTTCACGGCCACGGAGACCGACTACTGCCGGCTCACCCGTCAAGCCCTCATCACCGCTCTGTACACCACAACCAAAAAGGAGATCGCGGCATGA
- a CDS encoding helix-turn-helix domain-containing protein, producing MPREALRNGLGGRIAAIRGTRRMKQDDLAQAANVSLSMLRKIEQGTRVPSDHVLDAIAAALGVDPSRLLGNSGRLDSRVHDAIPALREVIAAYDVPDEGPVRPVPALRASVASVVQKRLSAQYIRLAQTLPGLLGELIRGVHSTANPDDIAALLVATYRAADAVAYKYGYLDLSARLIELMRQTSATTEDPLLSASTAYVRTEVFFAAHAYHAGLRAIEAAIDRLPEKAGRSRLGVLGSLHMRAAVIAARAANADAAMSHLSEARRLGDLVPEDIYYGTAFGPCSVRVHEVSVALGLGDCHLQLALALGESWSPPLEMPAERRSGFFIDLARAQLWAGLKDAAFESLKTARRIAPQHTREHPWVREDAETLLRLYRANSESLISFAEWAGVV from the coding sequence ATGCCCCGTGAAGCTCTCAGGAACGGCCTCGGAGGTCGCATCGCCGCGATTCGCGGTACACGCCGCATGAAGCAGGACGACCTTGCCCAGGCGGCCAACGTCTCCCTCAGCATGCTCCGAAAGATCGAGCAGGGTACGCGTGTGCCCAGCGACCACGTCCTGGACGCCATTGCCGCTGCCCTGGGCGTCGACCCGTCCCGCCTCCTGGGGAACTCCGGCCGCCTCGACAGCCGCGTCCACGACGCGATCCCTGCACTGCGCGAGGTCATCGCCGCCTACGACGTCCCCGACGAGGGACCGGTGCGCCCTGTGCCCGCGCTTCGAGCATCCGTTGCCAGCGTGGTTCAAAAGCGCCTGAGCGCCCAGTACATACGGTTAGCGCAAACTCTGCCTGGCCTACTCGGCGAACTCATCCGCGGGGTTCACTCGACGGCCAACCCTGACGACATCGCGGCGTTACTCGTGGCCACCTACCGTGCAGCCGATGCGGTCGCCTACAAATATGGCTACCTGGATCTGTCAGCTCGATTGATCGAATTGATGCGCCAGACCTCGGCCACCACCGAGGATCCTCTTCTCAGCGCATCGACGGCGTATGTGCGAACCGAAGTATTCTTTGCCGCGCACGCATACCACGCAGGTCTACGCGCAATCGAAGCTGCGATCGACCGCCTACCGGAAAAAGCAGGGCGCTCGCGTCTGGGCGTCCTGGGGTCTCTGCATATGAGAGCAGCCGTCATCGCAGCACGAGCGGCCAACGCCGACGCCGCTATGTCCCATCTGAGCGAGGCTCGGCGACTCGGTGACTTAGTCCCTGAAGATATTTACTACGGGACCGCGTTCGGCCCATGCTCTGTCCGCGTCCATGAAGTATCCGTCGCCCTCGGTCTCGGAGACTGCCACCTCCAACTCGCCCTCGCCCTGGGTGAGAGCTGGTCACCGCCTCTTGAGATGCCAGCCGAACGCAGGTCTGGCTTCTTCATCGACCTAGCCAGGGCACAACTGTGGGCCGGTCTGAAAGACGCCGCTTTCGAGTCGCTGAAGACAGCTCGCCGAATCGCGCCACAGCACACACGAGAGCACCCGTGGGTCCGCGAAGACGCCGAGACCCTGCTGCGCTTGTACCGCGCCAACAGTGAAAGCCTGATCAGCTTCGCCGAATGGGCTGGCGTGGTCTGA
- a CDS encoding HAD family hydrolase — protein sequence MVKTVVFDIGETLVRDDRYWGSWADWLNIPRHTLSALVGAVTALGMDNAEAIRLLRPDIDPRALRQAREEAGQGEYLDETDLYPDVRTGLQALRDTGFRVCVAGNQTRKAGDLLRGLSIPADVIVTSEEWGVAKPDPEFFGKVLQLAKTPAHETVYVGDHPANDILPAKLYGLRTCIIRRGPWGHLWGNDAATLSSVDWRIDSITELPSLLSES from the coding sequence GTGGTTAAGACCGTGGTATTTGACATAGGCGAGACGCTGGTTCGTGATGACCGGTACTGGGGATCATGGGCGGATTGGCTTAACATTCCCCGCCACACCTTGTCTGCTCTGGTAGGGGCAGTGACAGCCCTAGGCATGGACAACGCAGAGGCGATACGCCTCCTCCGGCCGGACATCGACCCGCGTGCGCTGCGCCAAGCTCGCGAGGAGGCCGGCCAGGGCGAGTACCTCGATGAGACCGACCTGTACCCCGACGTCCGGACCGGGTTGCAAGCTCTTCGTGACACAGGTTTTCGCGTCTGCGTCGCCGGGAACCAGACCCGCAAAGCCGGTGATCTTCTGCGCGGACTGTCGATCCCTGCCGACGTGATCGTCACATCGGAGGAATGGGGCGTCGCGAAACCCGACCCAGAATTCTTCGGCAAAGTTCTACAGCTCGCGAAGACGCCTGCTCATGAAACAGTCTACGTAGGCGACCACCCCGCGAACGACATCCTGCCCGCAAAACTCTATGGTCTGCGCACCTGCATAATCCGGCGAGGCCCCTGGGGGCACCTATGGGGAAACGATGCAGCCACTCTCAGTTCAGTGGATTGGCGCATTGACAGCATCACGGAGCTACCTTCTCTCCTGTCAGAAAGTTAA
- a CDS encoding NUDIX hydrolase: MLNVVAAAVIDQGRLLVVSKKVAPDVFYLPGGKPETGENPQETLVRELNEELGVAPRDMGLLGQVEDMAVLEGVPMRMTVFTVRLAGRPRPAAELAALGWTDGRDSYESRLAPAVRNQVLPLLVRAGALVLDDHGM, translated from the coding sequence GTGCTGAATGTGGTGGCGGCGGCTGTTATCGATCAGGGACGCCTGCTCGTCGTGAGCAAGAAGGTGGCGCCGGACGTGTTCTACCTTCCCGGGGGCAAGCCGGAGACAGGGGAGAACCCGCAGGAGACCCTGGTCCGGGAGCTGAACGAGGAGCTCGGCGTCGCGCCGCGCGATATGGGCCTGCTCGGCCAGGTCGAGGACATGGCAGTGCTTGAGGGGGTGCCGATGCGCATGACGGTTTTCACGGTCAGACTGGCCGGACGCCCACGGCCCGCCGCCGAGCTTGCCGCTCTCGGATGGACCGACGGGCGTGACAGCTATGAATCTCGCCTGGCCCCAGCGGTTCGCAACCAGGTGCTTCCCCTGCTCGTCCGGGCAGGAGCTCTCGTTCTCGACGATCACGGAATGTGA
- a CDS encoding esterase-like activity of phytase family protein — MRRRTTITIGAAVLALAVSSAPAMADPAPAPATLGSGSPAASGFHSGSGRGDFGRAVLTGFASLPALTFVPGSEPSGSQLGTAPVNGVTPPFTGQPVQGFSGIVRRHDGTFDVLSDNGYGAKNNSADFLLRVHRIKPDFRRGEVAVLDGFDLSDPEGHVTWPLTRPDRKLTGADFDVESIVRAFDGTYWIGDEFGPFLLHFSASGELLEAPVPLPGVKAPENPLLDGEQPNLGRSKGFEGMARSVDGRTLYPLLEGTVTGDPAGTLRINEFNLRRGTYTGRRWTYRLESPDNAIGDMIAVDRHRFLVIERDNLQGDAAKTKHVYLVDIRHKDLRKTLVADLLDLANPRRLGGFGETFRFPFQTIEDIVILDDRTLGILDDNNFPFSSGRTAGKPDDNEFITVRLSHPLQADPRVHR, encoded by the coding sequence ATGAGACGACGCACGACGATCACCATTGGCGCGGCCGTACTGGCGCTGGCGGTGTCCTCCGCACCGGCGATGGCCGACCCCGCCCCCGCCCCCGCCACCCTCGGCTCCGGATCCCCCGCCGCTTCCGGTTTCCACTCCGGTTCCGGGCGGGGCGACTTCGGACGTGCCGTGTTGACCGGGTTCGCCTCCCTGCCGGCGCTGACGTTCGTGCCGGGCAGCGAGCCGTCGGGCTCCCAGCTCGGCACGGCACCGGTCAACGGGGTGACGCCGCCGTTCACCGGGCAACCGGTGCAGGGCTTCAGCGGCATCGTGCGGCGGCATGACGGCACCTTCGACGTGCTGTCCGACAACGGTTACGGCGCCAAGAACAACAGCGCCGACTTCCTGCTGCGGGTGCACCGGATCAAGCCCGACTTCCGGCGCGGTGAGGTCGCGGTGCTGGACGGCTTCGACCTGAGCGACCCCGAAGGGCACGTGACCTGGCCGCTCACCCGCCCCGACCGGAAGCTGACCGGCGCCGACTTCGACGTGGAGTCGATCGTGCGGGCCTTCGACGGCACCTACTGGATCGGTGACGAGTTCGGCCCGTTCCTGCTGCACTTCTCCGCGTCGGGCGAGCTGCTGGAGGCGCCCGTCCCCCTGCCCGGGGTGAAGGCGCCGGAGAACCCGCTCCTCGACGGCGAGCAGCCGAACCTGGGCAGGAGCAAGGGGTTCGAGGGCATGGCGCGCTCGGTGGACGGCCGCACGCTGTACCCGCTGCTGGAGGGCACCGTGACGGGCGACCCCGCGGGGACGCTGCGGATCAACGAGTTCAACCTGCGCCGCGGGACCTACACCGGCAGGCGGTGGACGTACCGGCTGGAGAGCCCGGACAACGCGATCGGCGACATGATCGCTGTTGACCGGCACCGTTTCCTCGTCATCGAACGCGACAACCTCCAGGGTGACGCGGCGAAGACCAAGCATGTCTACCTGGTGGACATCCGCCACAAGGACCTGCGCAAGACCCTCGTCGCCGACCTGCTCGACCTGGCCAACCCCCGCCGCCTCGGCGGGTTCGGAGAGACCTTCCGCTTCCCGTTCCAGACGATCGAGGACATCGTGATCCTCGACGACCGGACGCTGGGCATCCTGGACGACAACAACTTCCCGTTCTCCTCGGGCCGTACTGCGGGCAAGCCCGACGACAACGAGTTCATCACGGTACGGCTGTCGCACCCGCTGCAGGCCGACCCCCGCGTCCACCGGTGA
- a CDS encoding MaoC family dehydratase gives MRIFADITELKAAVGERFGPTDWREVTQEQVNLFAHATGDHQWIHVDVEKAKQGPFGTTVAHGYLSLSLLPSFMGELLKVGGLAMGINYGLDKVRFPAPVLVGSRVRAGAELVDLKETSSGYLANIRMTVEIEGQTKPACVAETLSLYIPAGHP, from the coding sequence ATGAGGATTTTCGCTGATATCACCGAGCTCAAGGCCGCCGTCGGAGAGCGTTTCGGCCCCACCGACTGGCGCGAGGTCACCCAGGAACAGGTCAACTTGTTCGCCCACGCGACCGGTGACCACCAGTGGATCCACGTGGACGTCGAGAAGGCGAAGCAAGGACCGTTCGGCACAACCGTCGCCCACGGTTATTTGAGCCTGTCACTCCTCCCTTCCTTCATGGGGGAGCTCCTCAAGGTCGGCGGGCTGGCCATGGGCATCAACTACGGGCTCGACAAGGTCCGCTTCCCCGCACCCGTCCTGGTCGGCTCGCGGGTCCGGGCCGGGGCCGAACTCGTCGACCTCAAGGAGACCTCCTCGGGTTACCTGGCGAACATACGCATGACCGTGGAGATCGAGGGCCAGACCAAGCCCGCGTGCGTCGCGGAGACCCTCTCCCTGTACATCCCGGCGGGGCACCCGTAA
- a CDS encoding response regulator, with the protein MTIRVLVADDHAAVRAGIVLILDGHHDIEVVGQAADGDQAVALALELRPDVVLMDIRMPKLDGLSATRRLSGVADVLILTTFDIDEYVFGALRAGAAGFLLKNTEADALADAVRVVARGDGLIAPAVTRRLISAFGAAVPERRPREVEGLTQREREVLACIGRGMSNAEISAELNMAEATTKTHVSRLLSKLGLRSRVQAAILAQELSGGCDRRTGE; encoded by the coding sequence ATGACCATCCGAGTCCTCGTCGCCGACGACCACGCGGCGGTCCGCGCGGGGATCGTCCTCATCCTCGACGGTCACCACGACATCGAAGTGGTCGGCCAGGCCGCGGACGGGGACCAGGCCGTCGCGCTGGCCCTCGAGCTGCGACCCGACGTGGTGCTGATGGACATCAGGATGCCCAAGCTCGACGGGCTCTCCGCGACGCGCAGGCTGAGCGGGGTCGCGGACGTACTGATCCTGACCACGTTCGACATCGACGAGTACGTCTTCGGCGCACTGCGGGCCGGAGCCGCCGGTTTCCTGCTCAAGAACACCGAGGCCGACGCCCTGGCGGACGCGGTGCGCGTGGTGGCCCGGGGTGACGGCCTCATCGCGCCGGCGGTCACCCGGCGGCTGATCTCGGCTTTCGGCGCGGCGGTCCCGGAGCGCAGGCCCCGGGAGGTCGAGGGGCTGACCCAGCGCGAGCGTGAGGTGCTGGCCTGCATCGGGCGGGGGATGTCGAACGCGGAGATATCCGCCGAGCTGAACATGGCGGAGGCGACCACGAAGACCCATGTCAGCCGCCTGCTGAGCAAGCTGGGTCTCCGTAGCCGCGTCCAGGCCGCGATCCTGGCTCAGGAACTCTCGGGGGGATGCGACCGGCGAACCGGCGAATGA
- a CDS encoding sensor histidine kinase, with protein sequence MRRDDALWAAVSLAAGLLLLVVEAYQPRELPVQVSVGLLFIGPLVVACVGVSVRRTRPMLSLWCGVAAFCGDLALGPSLGTMLIVTDNFYAAVRYGPRTLGKRMLGVTSVFAVVVGVAAGILLRHVGLAVIFLVQAALIGVTPVSTGMIMKQLEDQAAAERAKAEQVARLAELDRAAAVQAERSRMARELHDMIANHFSAIAIQSTAVLSRKDLDARSVRTVLESIRENSVAGMGEMRAMIGLLRQDGEEPEAIRRRVAEAGELAERAREAGLDVRLRVEGEARELPAPVDLAGYRIVQESLTNALKHGGKAADIVIGYRPELVTLTVDNPVDGAQRGLPGAGTGIIGMRERATLVGGVLDAGPHDDGWRVRAELPTREIT encoded by the coding sequence ATGAGACGGGACGACGCGTTGTGGGCCGCGGTGTCCCTGGCCGCGGGCCTCCTGCTGCTCGTGGTGGAGGCCTACCAACCCCGCGAACTGCCCGTCCAAGTGTCCGTCGGCCTGCTGTTCATCGGCCCGCTGGTGGTCGCGTGCGTGGGTGTCTCCGTGCGCCGGACCAGGCCGATGCTCTCGCTGTGGTGCGGGGTGGCGGCCTTCTGCGGTGACCTCGCCCTGGGTCCGTCGCTCGGCACCATGTTGATCGTCACGGACAACTTCTACGCGGCGGTCAGGTACGGTCCGCGCACACTGGGCAAGCGGATGCTGGGTGTCACCTCGGTCTTCGCGGTCGTCGTGGGGGTGGCCGCCGGGATTCTCCTCAGGCATGTGGGGCTCGCGGTGATCTTCCTGGTCCAGGCGGCCCTCATCGGGGTGACCCCGGTGTCCACCGGAATGATCATGAAGCAGTTGGAGGACCAGGCGGCGGCCGAACGTGCCAAGGCCGAGCAGGTGGCGCGGCTGGCGGAGCTGGACCGGGCGGCGGCGGTGCAGGCCGAGCGGAGCCGGATGGCCCGGGAACTGCACGACATGATCGCCAACCACTTCAGCGCGATCGCCATCCAGTCGACCGCCGTGCTCTCCCGCAAGGATCTGGACGCGCGATCCGTGCGGACGGTGCTGGAGTCCATCCGGGAGAACAGCGTCGCGGGCATGGGCGAGATGCGCGCCATGATCGGCCTGCTCCGGCAGGACGGCGAGGAGCCCGAGGCGATCCGGCGGCGGGTCGCCGAGGCCGGCGAGCTGGCCGAGCGGGCACGGGAGGCGGGTCTGGACGTACGGCTGCGCGTGGAGGGCGAGGCCCGGGAACTGCCCGCCCCGGTGGACCTCGCGGGTTACCGGATCGTCCAGGAGTCGCTGACCAACGCGCTCAAACACGGCGGCAAAGCCGCCGACATCGTGATCGGCTACCGTCCGGAGCTGGTCACATTGACCGTGGACAACCCGGTCGACGGTGCCCAGCGGGGGCTTCCCGGCGCGGGAACGGGGATCATCGGCATGCGGGAACGGGCCACGCTGGTCGGCGGTGTCCTGGACGCCGGACCCCACGACGACGGCTGGCGCGTCCGCGCCGAACTGCCCACCCGGGAGATCACATGA
- a CDS encoding tyrosine-type recombinase/integrase — protein sequence MGAFLDRWLSTLPGHVADSTLDDYEDTVRLHLKPGLGRHKLTALTVAHVDALWQAKRATYKPNSVRIMRAVLRKALGQAEREGLVARNVAALSMPPRINTDEGRTLTVDQSRQLLDAVAEHRMGALVLLSLVFGLRRGEALGLMWSAFDPDARTLRVTHAVKRVKNRDVDAGRRTKLVISELKTRKSRRTLCLTSELVDALRRHRALHNAERLQAGQEWAEHGLIFPTSSGNPSDPDTFSHLFSKLAQRAGLGHWHPHELRHSGASLMLAQGTPLHVVSDVLGHASISITKDVYGHLMEGDKRAATAAISGALLGRQKPVAPRMAPKGGEETG from the coding sequence GTGGGGGCGTTCCTCGACCGGTGGCTGTCCACGCTCCCCGGGCACGTCGCCGACTCGACCTTGGACGACTACGAAGACACGGTGCGGCTGCACCTCAAGCCGGGGCTCGGGCGGCACAAACTCACCGCGCTGACCGTGGCCCACGTCGACGCGCTCTGGCAGGCCAAGCGGGCGACGTACAAGCCCAACAGCGTCCGGATCATGCGGGCGGTGCTCCGCAAGGCGCTGGGGCAGGCCGAGCGTGAGGGCCTGGTGGCGCGCAACGTCGCGGCGCTGTCGATGCCTCCCCGGATCAACACCGACGAGGGCCGCACGCTCACCGTCGACCAGTCCCGGCAGCTCCTCGACGCGGTCGCCGAGCACCGGATGGGGGCGCTCGTCCTGCTCTCCCTGGTCTTCGGGCTTCGCCGCGGTGAGGCGCTCGGGCTGATGTGGAGCGCCTTCGATCCCGACGCCCGCACCCTGCGCGTGACGCATGCGGTGAAGCGGGTCAAGAACCGCGACGTCGACGCCGGCCGCAGGACCAAGCTCGTCATCTCCGAGCTGAAGACCCGCAAGTCACGCCGGACGCTGTGCCTGACGTCCGAGCTGGTCGACGCGCTTCGGCGGCACCGGGCCCTGCACAACGCCGAGCGTCTCCAGGCCGGACAGGAGTGGGCCGAGCACGGGCTGATCTTCCCCACGTCTTCCGGCAATCCGTCCGACCCCGACACCTTCTCGCACCTGTTCTCCAAGCTGGCGCAGAGGGCCGGCCTCGGCCACTGGCACCCGCACGAGCTCCGCCACTCCGGCGCCTCGCTCATGCTCGCCCAGGGCACGCCGCTGCACGTGGTCTCCGACGTCCTCGGGCACGCGAGCATCTCGATCACCAAGGACGTCTACGGGCACCTGATGGAGGGCGACAAGCGCGCCGCGACGGCGGCGATCTCGGGAGCTCTGCTGGGACGACAGAAGCCCGTGGCTCCCAGGATGGCTCCCAAAGGCGGGGAAGAGACCGGTTGA
- a CDS encoding helix-turn-helix domain-containing protein — MTGDLDPLLLRPEKAAELLGIGRTKVYALMRSGALRSVRVGGLRRIPRTALVEFVTHLEEENAA, encoded by the coding sequence ATGACCGGTGACCTCGATCCCTTGCTTCTCCGGCCCGAGAAGGCGGCCGAGTTGCTCGGCATTGGCCGAACAAAGGTCTATGCGCTCATGAGGTCGGGTGCTCTCCGTTCGGTTCGCGTCGGTGGTCTCCGCAGGATTCCCCGGACCGCGCTCGTCGAGTTCGTCACCCATTTGGAAGAGGAGAACGCGGCATGA
- a CDS encoding excisionase family DNA-binding protein — protein sequence MTKMTGKEPAPLLPEIARGRLLTVEEVAERLNTTTRFPRRLIEERRIAFVRIGRNVRTPEAALEAFIAAGLVEPITINRGRRAA from the coding sequence ATGACCAAGATGACCGGGAAAGAACCCGCCCCGCTACTTCCTGAGATTGCCCGCGGTCGGCTGCTGACCGTCGAAGAAGTCGCGGAGCGGTTGAACACCACGACCCGTTTCCCCCGCCGCCTGATCGAGGAACGCCGGATCGCCTTCGTTCGCATCGGGCGCAACGTCCGCACCCCCGAAGCGGCACTTGAGGCGTTCATCGCAGCGGGACTCGTCGAACCGATCACCATCAACCGAGGTAGGAGGGCCGCGTGA